The following proteins are co-located in the Microbacterium immunditiarum genome:
- the ptsP gene encoding phosphoenolpyruvate--protein phosphotransferase produces the protein MPELRGVGIGLGVAQGPVARMAAPLPPPPDERSTRSVEEETARVREAVSAVARELEERGEKAGGKAQDVLEAQAMMAEDPTLEQEVDDRIAKGKTSEFAVYDAFASFREQLTALGGYLGERAADLDDVAQRVIARLRGLPAPGVPDPGHPFVLVAKDLAPADTALLDLEKVLALVTTEGGPTSHTAILAREKAIVAVVGVADAAGLEEGETVIVDAAAGVVVTEPTDDELARAKNRADSRAAAASAPITPGALRDGTEIPLLVNLGNAEGAAEAVALGAEGVGLFRTEFLFLSSSQAPTVEQQRAVYEKLLAAFAGKKVVVRVLDAGADKPLPFLNDAHEENPALGLRGLRALRASEDILREQLTALAEADAATRAAGKGADLWVMAPMVATVEETEYFTKIAREYGVKTAGVMVEVPSSALLADRILAVADFASIGTNDLTQYTMAADRLLGSVATFQDPWHPAVLRLVREVGEAGRAHGKPVGICGEAAADPMLAVVLVGLGATSLSMAPTALADVRATLLQYTLGEARAIAEAALAANDAASARAAAQAAASTSSTAAEAAATREKETEQ, from the coding sequence ATGCCGGAGCTGAGAGGAGTCGGCATCGGCCTGGGGGTCGCGCAAGGACCCGTCGCCCGCATGGCGGCGCCCCTGCCCCCACCTCCCGACGAGCGCAGCACGCGCAGCGTCGAGGAGGAGACCGCGCGCGTGCGCGAAGCGGTCTCTGCCGTCGCGCGCGAGCTGGAGGAACGCGGCGAGAAGGCGGGCGGCAAGGCGCAGGACGTGCTCGAGGCGCAGGCGATGATGGCCGAGGATCCGACCCTCGAGCAGGAGGTCGACGACCGCATCGCGAAGGGCAAGACGAGCGAGTTCGCCGTCTACGACGCGTTCGCGTCCTTCCGCGAGCAGCTCACGGCCCTCGGCGGATACCTCGGCGAGCGCGCGGCCGACCTCGACGACGTCGCTCAGCGCGTGATCGCGCGCCTGCGCGGGCTCCCGGCGCCGGGCGTGCCGGATCCGGGGCATCCGTTCGTGCTCGTCGCGAAGGATCTCGCCCCGGCCGACACGGCGCTCCTCGACCTCGAGAAGGTGCTGGCCCTCGTCACGACCGAGGGCGGACCGACGTCGCACACCGCCATCCTGGCGCGCGAGAAGGCGATCGTCGCGGTCGTGGGCGTCGCGGATGCCGCGGGGCTGGAGGAGGGCGAGACGGTGATCGTCGACGCGGCGGCGGGAGTCGTCGTGACCGAGCCGACCGACGACGAGCTCGCTCGGGCGAAGAACCGCGCGGATTCGCGAGCGGCCGCGGCATCGGCCCCCATCACGCCGGGCGCCCTGCGGGACGGCACCGAAATCCCGCTGCTGGTCAACCTCGGCAACGCCGAAGGCGCCGCCGAGGCGGTCGCGCTCGGCGCTGAGGGCGTGGGGCTGTTCCGCACCGAGTTCCTCTTCCTCAGCTCCAGCCAGGCGCCGACCGTCGAGCAGCAGCGGGCCGTGTACGAGAAGCTCCTCGCGGCCTTCGCGGGCAAGAAGGTGGTCGTGCGCGTGCTGGACGCGGGCGCCGACAAGCCCCTGCCGTTCCTCAACGACGCGCACGAGGAGAATCCGGCGCTCGGACTTCGCGGACTGCGCGCGCTGCGCGCGAGCGAGGACATCCTGCGCGAGCAGCTGACGGCTCTGGCCGAGGCGGATGCCGCCACCCGCGCCGCGGGCAAGGGAGCCGACCTGTGGGTGATGGCCCCCATGGTGGCGACCGTCGAAGAGACCGAGTACTTCACGAAGATCGCGCGGGAGTACGGCGTGAAGACCGCAGGCGTCATGGTGGAGGTGCCCTCGTCGGCGCTCCTCGCCGACCGCATCCTCGCCGTCGCCGACTTCGCGTCGATCGGCACGAACGACCTCACGCAGTACACGATGGCGGCGGACCGGCTCCTGGGCTCGGTCGCGACGTTCCAGGACCCGTGGCATCCCGCCGTGCTCCGCCTCGTGAGAGAGGTGGGAGAGGCGGGACGCGCGCACGGCAAGCCGGTCGGGATCTGCGGGGAAGCAGCCGCCGACCCGATGCTCGCCGTCGTGCTCGTAGGCCTCGGCGCCACCAGCCTGTCGATGGCGCCGACGGCGCTCGCCGACGTGCGGGCGACCCTTCTGCAGTACACCCTCGGCGAGGCACGCGCCATCGCCGAAGCCGCCTTGGCCGCGAACGACGCGGCCTCGGCTCGGGCCGCGGCACAGGCGGCGGCCTCGACCAGCTCCACCGCGGCTGAAGCGGCCGCGACCCGAGAGAAGGAGACAGAGCAATGA
- a CDS encoding PTS mannitol transporter subunit IICB: MTTASTSTTGGSKARIGVQRFGTYLSGMIMPNIPALIAWGIITAFFIEVGWTPNADLATIVFPTIHYLLPILIAYTGGNIVYGIRGGVVASIGVMGAIVGSDLLVDKFNATLPEGDSGLGYVHMFIGAMIMAPLAAYTMKWLDNLWEGKIRAGFEMLVNMFSAGIWGFVLIVIGFYPIAWLVNGIMTVLGNAVNWLVETNLLPLTSIIIEPAKVFFLNNAINHGVLTPLGLQQVADDGSSILFLLEANPGPGVGLLLAFTFFGLGAARASAPGAAVIQFFGGIHEVYFPYALMKPMLILALIAGGMTGVTTNMLLSGSLAAPAAPGSIIAVTAQAVNPAAGGVPNLMVVYLSVLLSATVTFLVSWAILRASRKRDLEAMAATDDAFGAAITQTEAAKGKSSDALAGLRGGAATQADGGIEPATMTEREVRNIVFACDAGMGSSAMGASVLRNKIKKAGIEDVTVVNKAIAALDTSADLVITQNQLTDRARHVAPDAIHVSVDNFMNSPRYDEVVDLVRAQHEDGSQGGAP, translated from the coding sequence ATGACAACGGCGTCGACGTCCACGACGGGCGGGAGCAAGGCGCGCATCGGAGTCCAGCGCTTCGGCACGTATCTGTCCGGCATGATCATGCCGAACATCCCCGCGCTCATCGCGTGGGGAATCATCACGGCGTTCTTCATCGAGGTCGGGTGGACACCGAACGCCGACCTCGCGACGATCGTCTTCCCGACGATCCACTACCTCCTGCCGATCCTCATCGCCTACACGGGCGGCAACATCGTGTACGGCATCCGAGGCGGCGTGGTCGCGTCGATCGGCGTGATGGGAGCGATCGTCGGGTCGGACCTCCTGGTCGACAAGTTCAACGCGACGCTCCCCGAGGGCGACAGCGGACTGGGCTACGTGCACATGTTCATCGGCGCGATGATCATGGCCCCGCTCGCCGCGTACACGATGAAGTGGCTCGACAACCTGTGGGAGGGGAAGATCCGCGCAGGCTTCGAGATGCTCGTCAACATGTTCTCGGCGGGGATCTGGGGCTTCGTCCTGATCGTCATCGGGTTCTACCCGATCGCGTGGCTCGTGAACGGGATCATGACCGTCCTCGGGAATGCCGTGAACTGGCTCGTCGAGACGAACCTGCTGCCGCTCACGAGCATCATCATCGAGCCGGCGAAGGTGTTCTTCCTGAACAACGCCATCAACCACGGCGTGCTGACCCCGCTCGGCCTCCAGCAGGTAGCCGACGACGGGTCGTCGATCCTGTTCCTGCTCGAGGCCAACCCCGGCCCCGGTGTCGGGCTGCTGCTGGCGTTCACCTTCTTCGGCCTCGGCGCGGCGCGTGCCTCTGCGCCCGGCGCCGCGGTGATCCAGTTCTTCGGCGGCATCCACGAGGTGTACTTCCCCTACGCGCTCATGAAGCCCATGCTCATCCTCGCCCTCATCGCGGGCGGCATGACGGGCGTCACGACCAACATGCTGCTGAGCGGCTCCCTGGCCGCGCCTGCCGCACCGGGAAGCATCATCGCCGTCACCGCGCAGGCGGTGAATCCCGCGGCCGGCGGGGTGCCCAACCTCATGGTGGTGTATCTGTCGGTCCTCCTGTCCGCCACGGTCACGTTCCTCGTCTCGTGGGCGATCCTGCGGGCGTCACGCAAGCGCGACCTCGAGGCGATGGCGGCCACCGACGACGCGTTCGGCGCGGCGATCACGCAGACCGAGGCCGCGAAGGGCAAGTCCTCGGATGCGCTCGCCGGGCTCCGCGGCGGCGCGGCGACCCAGGCGGACGGCGGCATCGAGCCCGCCACGATGACCGAGCGGGAGGTGAGGAACATCGTGTTCGCGTGCGACGCGGGCATGGGCTCCTCGGCGATGGGCGCGAGCGTGCTGCGCAACAAGATCAAGAAGGCGGGCATCGAGGACGTCACGGTGGTCAACAAGGCCATCGCCGCCCTCGACACGTCGGCCGACCTCGTCATCACGCAGAACCAGCTCACCGACCGGGCCCGCCACGTCGCGCCCGATGCCATCCACGTTTCTGTGGACAACTTCATGAACTCCCCCAGGTACGACGAGGTCGTAGACCTCGTGCGTGCTCAGCACGAGGATGGTTCGCAGGGCGGGGCACCGTAG
- a CDS encoding PTS sugar transporter subunit IIA — protein MARDVLGIGQVRIHSGSATREQAMKEAADILEAAGAVTSAYFDAMQQREQTVSTYMGNELAIPHGTNETKDAILDSALSVVRYDGGVDWDGEPVTFVVGIAGKGDEHLEILSKIAILFSDEDEVAKLKKVETPEELFALVSAEVS, from the coding sequence ATGGCACGAGACGTCCTCGGCATCGGGCAGGTGCGCATCCATTCCGGCAGCGCGACGCGCGAGCAGGCGATGAAGGAGGCGGCCGACATCCTCGAAGCGGCGGGCGCGGTCACGTCGGCGTACTTCGACGCGATGCAGCAGCGCGAGCAGACGGTGTCGACGTACATGGGCAACGAGCTCGCGATCCCGCACGGCACGAACGAGACGAAGGATGCGATCCTCGACTCCGCGCTGTCAGTCGTGCGCTACGACGGCGGCGTCGATTGGGACGGCGAGCCCGTCACCTTCGTGGTGGGCATCGCCGGCAAGGGCGATGAGCACCTCGAGATCCTGTCGAAGATCGCGATCCTGTTCTCCGACGAGGACGAGGTCGCCAAGCTCAAGAAGGTCGAGACCCCCGAGGAGCTCTTCGCCCTCGTCTCGGCAGAAGTGTCATGA
- a CDS encoding mannitol-1-phosphate 5-dehydrogenase, whose amino-acid sequence MRAVHFGAGNIGRGFVGLLLHEGGYELVFSDVAAPLVDAINAVDSYTVHEMGDGGRDIVVTGFRAINSAEHPDDVIEEVAGANVVTTAVGPTVLKFVAPLILSGLALRDPSSPPLQIMACENAINATDLLRDEIRERAGDAWEAISGRAVFANTAVDRIVPAQPEGGGVDVTVEPFYEWAIERPPFGDDPPNIPGAHFVDDLAPYIERKLFTVNTGHATTAYFGAEAGVERISDALADPGIAAKVAATLEETSALLVVKHELDPAHLASYRETILNRFRNPALPDTVWRVGRQPLRKLSRHERFVGPAAEAAERGLAVDALVAAMGAALAFDDQEDPQAVDMQRMLRELDSAAFTAEVTGLEPEHPLFGKVQAEVEKRQAAIAG is encoded by the coding sequence ATGAGGGCTGTCCACTTCGGGGCGGGCAACATCGGCCGCGGGTTCGTCGGCCTGCTGCTGCACGAAGGCGGCTACGAGCTGGTGTTCTCGGACGTCGCGGCGCCCCTCGTCGACGCGATCAACGCCGTCGACTCGTACACCGTGCACGAGATGGGCGACGGCGGGCGCGACATCGTCGTGACCGGCTTCCGCGCGATCAACAGCGCCGAGCACCCCGACGACGTGATCGAAGAGGTCGCCGGGGCGAACGTCGTCACGACCGCGGTCGGGCCGACCGTGCTGAAGTTCGTCGCTCCGCTGATCCTGTCGGGGCTCGCCCTGCGCGACCCCTCATCGCCGCCGCTGCAGATCATGGCGTGCGAGAACGCGATCAACGCGACGGACCTGCTGCGCGACGAGATCCGCGAGCGCGCGGGCGACGCGTGGGAGGCGATCTCCGGCCGCGCCGTGTTCGCGAACACGGCCGTGGACCGCATCGTGCCCGCGCAGCCCGAGGGCGGCGGCGTCGACGTGACCGTCGAGCCCTTCTACGAGTGGGCGATCGAGCGGCCGCCGTTCGGCGACGACCCGCCGAACATCCCCGGCGCGCACTTCGTCGACGACCTCGCGCCCTACATCGAGCGCAAGCTCTTCACGGTCAACACCGGGCATGCCACCACGGCGTACTTCGGGGCGGAGGCGGGCGTCGAGAGGATCTCGGATGCCCTCGCCGACCCCGGCATCGCCGCCAAGGTCGCCGCCACGCTCGAAGAGACGTCGGCGCTGCTGGTGGTCAAGCACGAGCTCGATCCCGCCCACCTCGCGTCGTACCGCGAGACGATCCTGAACCGCTTCCGAAACCCCGCGCTCCCCGACACCGTGTGGCGCGTCGGACGCCAGCCGTTGCGCAAGCTCTCACGCCACGAGCGGTTCGTCGGGCCGGCGGCCGAGGCGGCGGAGCGCGGCCTCGCCGTCGACGCGCTCGTTGCGGCCATGGGCGCCGCGCTCGCGTTCGACGACCAGGAGGACCCGCAGGCGGTCGACATGCAGCGGATGCTGCGCGAGCTCGACTCCGCCGCGTTCACCGCCGAGGTGACGGGGCTCGAGCCGGAGCATCCGCTGTTCGGCAAGGTGCAGGCAGAGGTCGAGAAGCGCCAGGCGGCGATCGCGGGCTGA
- a CDS encoding flavin-containing monooxygenase, translating into MQQHRYAIVGAGPSGLSAARALQKAGIAFDGYEASRGVGGLWDIENPRSTMYESAHLISSRTTTEFAEFPMKTDADYPSHRTLIEYFRDYAEHFGLTEHFTFDTKVTGLERGADGLWTLRADGPDGPIEERYAGVILANGTLAEPNVPTFRGEFTGEIMHTSKYKTATQLTGKRVLIVGAGNSGCDIAVDAVHHAASVEMSVRRGYYFVPRYIFGKPSDTLNQGRPLPRPIKQFLDTRVLRAFTGDPARFGFPKPDYKIYESHPIVNTLILNHLGQGDLRIRPDIDRFDGDTVHFRDGTSGRYDLVMLATGYTLDYPFVPREEFNWNGWAPKLFLNVFPPPVDGAFNGLFVMGMIEASGIGWQGRYEQAELIAAYLTATPDRRAAFRRRITDAPWPDLTAGYRYLGLERMSYYVNKDAYRRAVREATAELRGDASGAGRGIRSSSPVRRSREKVTA; encoded by the coding sequence ATGCAACAGCACCGCTATGCCATCGTGGGCGCCGGACCGTCGGGGCTCTCCGCCGCGCGGGCGCTGCAGAAGGCCGGCATCGCGTTCGACGGCTACGAGGCCTCTCGCGGCGTCGGCGGCCTGTGGGACATCGAGAACCCCCGCTCGACGATGTACGAGTCGGCGCACCTCATCTCGTCGCGCACGACGACGGAGTTCGCCGAGTTCCCGATGAAGACGGATGCCGACTACCCGAGCCACCGCACACTCATCGAGTACTTCCGCGACTATGCCGAGCACTTCGGGCTCACCGAGCACTTCACGTTCGACACCAAGGTCACCGGGCTCGAACGCGGGGCCGACGGCCTCTGGACCCTCCGCGCCGACGGACCGGACGGCCCGATCGAGGAGCGGTACGCCGGAGTGATCCTCGCGAACGGCACGCTCGCCGAGCCGAACGTGCCGACATTCCGCGGCGAGTTCACCGGCGAGATCATGCACACCTCGAAGTACAAGACCGCCACCCAGCTCACGGGCAAGCGCGTGCTCATCGTCGGCGCGGGCAACTCGGGGTGCGACATCGCCGTCGATGCCGTGCACCACGCGGCATCCGTCGAGATGAGCGTCCGTCGCGGCTATTACTTCGTGCCGCGGTACATCTTCGGAAAGCCCTCCGACACGCTCAACCAGGGCCGGCCGCTCCCCCGTCCCATCAAGCAGTTCCTCGACACGCGCGTGCTGCGGGCGTTCACGGGCGACCCGGCACGCTTCGGATTCCCGAAGCCGGACTACAAGATCTACGAGTCGCACCCGATCGTCAACACGCTCATCCTGAACCACCTCGGGCAGGGCGACCTGCGCATCCGTCCCGACATCGACCGGTTCGACGGCGACACGGTGCACTTCCGCGACGGGACGAGTGGTCGGTACGACCTCGTGATGCTCGCGACGGGCTACACGCTCGACTACCCGTTCGTCCCGCGCGAGGAGTTCAACTGGAACGGCTGGGCGCCGAAGCTCTTCCTCAACGTCTTCCCACCGCCGGTCGACGGCGCGTTCAACGGGCTCTTCGTGATGGGCATGATCGAGGCGTCCGGCATCGGCTGGCAGGGCCGCTACGAGCAGGCGGAGCTCATCGCCGCCTACCTGACGGCGACGCCCGACCGGCGCGCCGCGTTCCGGCGGAGGATCACGGATGCCCCCTGGCCCGACCTGACCGCCGGATACAGGTACCTCGGGCTCGAGCGAATGTCGTACTACGTCAACAAGGATGCCTACCGGCGCGCCGTGCGTGAAGCGACCGCCGAGCTGCGTGGTGACGCCTCGGGCGCGGGGCGCGGCATCCGCTCCTCATCCCCCGTCCGCCGCTCGCGCGAGAAGGTGACCGCATGA
- a CDS encoding bile acid:sodium symporter family protein, protein MNPDGVALNFTPETLIILNVVLGLIMLGIALDTTPDDFKVVVRKPKPFVIAILAQLVVLPAVTFALTLILPVTPSMALGMILVACCPPGNISQVLTHRAGGNVALSVSMTAVGNAIYIFMLPLSIAFWGSLHPTARELLAAVSLNPWQMLLEIVLIIGVPFAIGLFVRARFPKIAAKVQPFVKWFSLIALLGFIVAALAGNWMYFITFLGIIVLVVTVHDAVALAIGYSTAVVGGLGTRERKAMTFEVGIRNAGLGLGLVFTFFGGLGGMAIVAGWWGIWDIIAGLIVAALWARHTKRRTGSAKGDATWHAEPTEPTDAPTGAAS, encoded by the coding sequence ATGAACCCCGACGGCGTCGCGCTGAACTTCACGCCCGAGACGCTCATCATCCTGAACGTCGTCCTCGGCCTGATCATGCTCGGGATCGCGCTCGACACGACCCCCGACGACTTCAAGGTGGTCGTGCGCAAGCCGAAGCCGTTCGTCATCGCGATCCTCGCGCAGCTCGTCGTGCTGCCCGCCGTGACCTTCGCGCTGACGCTCATCCTCCCTGTGACGCCGTCGATGGCGCTCGGCATGATCCTCGTGGCGTGCTGCCCGCCGGGGAACATCTCGCAGGTGCTCACGCACCGCGCGGGCGGCAACGTCGCGCTGTCGGTGTCGATGACGGCCGTCGGCAACGCGATCTACATCTTCATGCTCCCGCTGTCGATCGCGTTCTGGGGCTCGCTGCACCCGACCGCGCGCGAGCTGCTCGCGGCCGTGTCGCTCAACCCGTGGCAGATGCTGCTCGAGATCGTCCTCATCATCGGCGTGCCGTTCGCGATCGGGCTGTTCGTTCGTGCGAGGTTCCCGAAGATCGCGGCCAAGGTGCAGCCGTTCGTCAAGTGGTTCTCGCTCATCGCGCTGCTCGGGTTCATCGTCGCGGCGCTCGCCGGGAACTGGATGTACTTCATCACGTTCCTCGGGATCATCGTGCTCGTCGTCACGGTGCACGACGCGGTCGCGCTCGCGATCGGCTACAGCACCGCTGTCGTCGGCGGCCTCGGCACGCGCGAGCGCAAGGCGATGACGTTCGAGGTGGGCATCCGCAACGCCGGCCTCGGTCTCGGCCTCGTCTTCACGTTCTTCGGCGGGCTCGGCGGCATGGCGATCGTCGCCGGGTGGTGGGGCATCTGGGACATCATCGCCGGCCTCATCGTCGCCGCGCTGTGGGCGCGTCACACCAAGCGCCGCACGGGCTCGGCCAAGGGCGACGCGACGTGGCACGCCGAGCCGACAGAGCCGACGGATGCCCCCACGGGGGCGGCATCATGA
- a CDS encoding SDR family oxidoreductase, with translation MTTDAHGVRPIARNAARGRDTTEVKDVRVLITGGAGFLGMHVAEALGARPEVSLVVAGDVRRPGHPVDGVVYEDCDVTRPDGLVALLRRHEIDVVVHLAAIVNPGRDHDLEYRVDVDGTRHVLEACVEAGVRRVVVSSSGAAYGYHPDNPEWLRESDPVRGNDEFPYSKHKRLVEQMLAGYRLAHPELEQVVFRIGTILGPTVSNQITALWKGRRILAIRGSDSPFVFVWVDDVAGAIARAATDGPPGVYNVAGDGRVTVRELAARLGKRVFTVPAGALAFALRVGRTLRLTVHGPEQVGFLRYRPVLANDALKEEFGYTPRMTSAEAFEAYVASHPEVVRG, from the coding sequence ATGACGACGGACGCTCACGGAGTCCGTCCCATCGCGCGGAATGCGGCGCGAGGACGCGACACGACGGAGGTGAAGGACGTGCGGGTGCTCATCACGGGCGGCGCCGGGTTCCTCGGGATGCACGTCGCCGAAGCGCTCGGAGCACGCCCCGAGGTGTCGCTCGTCGTCGCGGGCGATGTGCGGCGGCCGGGGCATCCGGTCGACGGCGTCGTCTACGAGGACTGCGACGTCACCCGACCCGACGGCCTCGTCGCGCTCCTGCGCCGGCACGAGATCGACGTCGTCGTGCACCTCGCGGCCATCGTGAACCCGGGGCGCGATCACGACCTCGAATACCGTGTCGACGTGGACGGCACGCGACACGTGCTGGAAGCGTGCGTCGAGGCGGGCGTGCGCCGGGTCGTCGTGTCGTCGTCGGGCGCCGCGTACGGCTACCACCCCGACAACCCCGAGTGGCTGCGCGAGAGCGACCCGGTGCGCGGGAACGACGAGTTCCCGTACTCGAAGCACAAGCGGCTCGTCGAGCAGATGCTCGCCGGGTACCGCCTCGCGCACCCCGAGCTCGAGCAGGTCGTGTTCCGCATCGGGACGATCCTCGGCCCGACGGTCTCCAACCAGATCACGGCGCTGTGGAAGGGGCGGCGCATCCTCGCGATCCGCGGCTCCGACTCCCCCTTCGTGTTCGTGTGGGTCGACGACGTCGCCGGAGCGATCGCGCGCGCCGCGACCGACGGCCCGCCGGGCGTCTACAACGTCGCGGGCGACGGCCGGGTGACGGTGCGCGAGCTCGCGGCGCGCCTGGGCAAGCGGGTCTTCACTGTGCCGGCGGGCGCGCTCGCGTTCGCGCTGCGTGTCGGGCGCACGCTGCGCCTCACCGTGCACGGCCCCGAGCAGGTCGGATTCCTGCGGTACCGCCCGGTCCTCGCGAACGACGCCCTCAAGGAGGAGTTCGGCTACACGCCGCGCATGACCTCGGCCGAGGCGTTCGAGGCGTACGTCGCCTCGCACCCGGAGGTCGTGCGGGGCTGA